The following proteins come from a genomic window of Miscanthus floridulus cultivar M001 chromosome 2, ASM1932011v1, whole genome shotgun sequence:
- the LOC136517889 gene encoding BTB/POZ domain-containing protein At3g50840-like — protein sequence MQGRRKNTREMAREQPQPPPPAVAASSKGQAWFCTTGLPSDVVIEVGDMTFHLHKFPLMSRSKKLHDLITNKESREASRRGRGAEEEEDAGEIREEELDVVLEEDEEADVHRIRLPEFPGGAEAFELAAKFCYGVKLDLTPATAAPLRCAAERLGMSDDHSEDNLVSRADRFISQTVLRNPRDAIRTLKSCEGLLPLADDLGLVSRCVDAVAAKAAASTPTALFGWPIADDARAGDRQRRKTGAAAGATWFDDLAGLSLATFTRVIAAMKEHGVGPEVIEGALIAYAKRSIPGLSRTSRHVGGGGGGAVAPPSSDGEQKALLETVIANLPEETIKSSAHTGTVVGATTARVLFGLLRTANILHASEASRDMLERRIAARLPDAAVDDLLIPSYSYLVETLYDVDCVERIVRYFLEGRDVADEGNEEEGSEAETPGREASRRAMLAVGRLVDAYLGEIATDANLKPDKFCDLAWALPDGARVYDDGLYRAVDIYLKAHPGLSEEEKEKVSGVVDGRKLTLEACTHAAQNERLPLRTVVQVLFFEQLQLRRAIARTIMANEGGAAGSGEEGGESDGGGTWRVAARGNQMLRLDMDSMRNRVQELERECTSMRKAIDKMDRRGGAPVDRGAPSVTADGRWGAIVTKRFGCKFPAQVCQSQQRTVVARTRRPRIEQSP from the exons AtgcaggggaggaggaagaacacACGGGAGATGGCTCGGgagcagccgcagccgccgccgccggcggtggcGGCCAGCTCCAAAGGCCAAGCATG GTTCTGCACCACAGGATTGCCCAGCGATGTAGTGATCGAGGTGGGTGACATGACCTTCCATCTCCACAAG TTCCCGTTAATGTCGAGGAGCAAGAAGCTTCACGACCTCATCACGAACAAGGAGTCACGCGAGGCCAGCCGGAGGGGCAGAGGGgcagaggaagaagaggatgcggGGGAGATCAGGGAGGAGGAACTGGACGTGGtgctggaggaggacgaggaggcggacGTGCACCGCATCCGGCTCCCGGAGTTCCCCGGCGGCGCGGAGGCGTTCGAGCTGGCCGCCAAGTTCTGCTACGGCGTCAAGCTCGACCTCACGCCGGCCACAGCGGCGCCGCTGCGGTGCGCCGCCGAGCGCCTCGGCATGTCCGACGACCACTCGGAAGACAACCTCGTCTCCCGCGCCGACCGGTTCATATCGCAGACCGTCCTGAGGAACCCCAGGGACGCCATCCGCACCCTCAAGTCCTGCGAGGGCCTCCTCCCCCTCGCCGACGACCTCGGCCTCGTGTCGCGCTGCGTGGACgccgtcgccgccaaggccgccgcGTCCACGCCCACGGCGCTCTTCGGCTGGCCCATCGCCGACGACGCCAGGGCCGGCGACCGCCAGCGCCGCAAgaccggcgccgccgccggggccACCTGGTTCGACGACCTCGCTGGCCTGTCCTTGGCCACGTTCACCCGTGTCATTGCCGCCATGAAGGAGCACGGCGTCGGCCCTGAGGTTATTGAGGGGGCTCTCATTGCGTACGCCAAGCGGTCCATCCCAGGGCTGTCGCGCACTAGCAGGCATGtcggcggcggtgggggcggcGCCGTTGCGCCGCCTTCGTCTGATGGAGAGCAGAAGGCGCTTCTCGAGACCGTCATTGCCAACCTCCCCGAGGAAACCATCAAGAGCAGTGCCCACACCGGCACGGTCGTGGGCGCCACCACGGCGCGCGTCCTCTTCGGTCTCCTGCGTACGGCGAACATTCTCCACGCGTCAGAGGCGTCACGGGACATGCTTGAGCGGCGCATCGCCGCGCGGCTGCCCGACGCGGCCGTCGACGACCTGCTCATCCCGAGCTACTCGTACCTCGTGGAGACGCTCTACGACGTGGACTGCGTCGAGCGCATCGTGCGGTATTTCCTGGAAGGCCGCGACGTCGCTGACGAGGGCAATGAAGAGGAAGGTAGCGAGGCGGAGACCCCAGGCAGAGAGGCTAGCCGACGAGCCATGCTGGCCGTGGGGAGGTTGGTGGATGCCTACTTGGGGGAGATCGCGACAGATGCCAACCTGAAGCCGGACAAATTCTGCGACCTCGCCTGGGCATTGCCGGACGGTGCCCGCGTGTACGACGATGGCCTTTACCGAGCTGTGGACATTTACCTCAAG GCTCATCCGGGTCTGagtgaagaagagaaggagaaggtgagCGGCGTCGTGGACGGGCGCAAGCTGACGCTGGAGGCCTGCACACACGCGGCGCAGAACGAACGGCTGCCGCTGCGGACGGTCGTGCAGGTGCTCTTCTTCGAGCAGCTCCAGCTACGCCGGGCCATCGCGCGGACCATCATGGCGAACGAAGGCGGCGCAGCCGGGTCAGGGGAGGAAGGCGGTGAGAGCGATGGTGGTGGGACATGGCGCGTGGCGGCACGGGGCAACCAGATGCTGCGGCTCGACATGGACAGCATGCGGAACCGCGTGCAGGAGCTCGAACGCGAGTGCACGAGCATGAGGAAAGCCATCGACAAGATGGACCGGCGAGGTGGGGCGCCGGTGGATAGGGGAGCGCCGTCCGTGACGGCGGATGGGAGGTGGGGCGCGATAGTGACGAAGCGGTTCGGGTGCAAGTTCCCGGCGCAGGTCTGCCAATCGCAGCAGCGGACGGTGGTGGCACGGACTCGCCGGCCACGCATTGAGCAGAGCCCCTGA
- the LOC136536135 gene encoding uncharacterized protein — MDGGSGLNIMYAKTLDEMGVDRTNLHLVRVPFHSVVPGRQVVPLGQIDPPVTFGDRSNYRTETLTFDIVGFPGTFHAILGRPCYAKFMAVPNYTYLKLKMSGPHGVITISTSFRRAYECEVECCGHATAVVASKELTALREEVTKKTPDTEKTTRSFKLAEGTKEVLVDPSSSEAKRNAGATYQRCMLNCFGDFIG; from the exons atggacggaggcagcggcctcaacatcatgtatgctaagACGCTCGACgaaatgggcgtcgaccgaaccaACCTCCACCTCGTCCGAGTGCCTTTCCATagcgtcgtgcctggtaggcaggtcgtgccactggggcagatcgatccgcctgtcactttcggggatcggtccaattatcggactgagaccctcaccttcgacataGTGGGGTTCCCaggaactttccacgccatcctgggacgaccatgctacgcgaagttcatggccgtccccaactatacgtacctcaagctgaagatgtcgggcccccacggggtcatcaccatcagcacctccttccgtCGCGCTTATGAGTGCGAAGTTGAATGCTGTGGCCATGCCACAGCAGTCGTCGCCTCTAAAGAGCTCAccgccctcagggaggaggttacCAAAAAAACGCCCGACACCGAGAAAACAACCAGGTCATTCAAACTGgcagagggcaccaaggaggtcctcgtggaccctAGCAGCTCCGAGGCTAAGAGG aacgctggggcaacttaccagcgctgcatgctcaactgcttcggcgacttcatcgggtga
- the LOC136517898 gene encoding pentatricopeptide repeat-containing protein At4g14050, mitochondrial-like: MLISPRLAAPAASWTSPSSTLSTTTPTRPGIRGRRRSGFHTPADTASRHHRDRSRLALRFAYRVPSASVTSTSSPEPIDSRFDSEELGLLCREPNPEAAVSLLDQLLQRGSAEQLEPEEQAALLQACADTRSLASLRRAHRLLSSRLSSSIPAPVLHRIATLYLKLGARSDARRALEERPRRRSPAKEEDAAVQAKRREAYAKVRELHAQIRAAGYVPDTRHVLHDIDEDAKARALMYHSERLAIAFGLVSTPPGTQLRVMKNLRICGDCHNAVKLIAKVTGREIVVRDNKRFHHFKDGACSCGDYW, encoded by the coding sequence ATGCTGATTTCTCCGAGACTTGCAGCACCGGCCGCCTCTTGGACCTCCCCTTCCTCCACTCTCAGCACCACCACGCCCACACGTCCAGGGATCCGCGGTCGGAGACGAAGCGGTTTCCACACACCGGCCGACACGGCTTCCCGTCACCACCGCGACCGTAGCCGCCTGGCGCTCCGCTTCGCATACCGCGTACCCTCCGCCTCTGTCACGAGTACCAGCTCACCGGAGCCCATCGATTCCCGATTCGACAGCGAAGAGCTCGGTCTGCTGTGCCGAGAACCCAACCCAGAGGCCGCCGTTAGCTTGCTCGACCAATTGCTCCAACGAGGCAGCGCCGAACAACTCGAGCCGGAGGAGCAGGCCGCGCTCCTCCAGGCCTGCGCCGACACGCGGTCGCTGGCCTCGCTCAGGCGCGCCCACCGCCTGCTCTCGTCCAGGCTGAGCTCCTCGATCCCCGCGCCCGTCCTGCACAGGATCGCCACGCTGTACCTCAAGCTCGGCGCCCGCAGCGACGCGCGGCGAGCCCTTGAGGAGCGGCCGAGGCGGCGGTCTCCGGCGAAGGAGGAGGACGCGGCGGTCCAGGCCAAGCGGCGGGAGGCGTACGCGAAGGTGCGGGAGCTCCACGCGCAGATCCGCGCGGCGGGGTACGTGCCGGACACGCGCCACGTGCTCCACGACATCGACGAGGACGCCAAGGCCCGCGCGCTCATGTACCACAGCGAGCGCCTGGCCATCGCGTTCGGGCTGGTGAGCACGCCGCCGGGGACGCAGCTCCGGGTCATGAAGAACCTCCGCATCTGCGGGGACTGCCACAACGCCGTCAAGCTCATCGCCAAGGTCACCGGCCGCGAGATCGTCGTCAGGGACAACAAGCGCTTCCACCATTTCAAGGACGGCGCCTGCTCCTGCGGAGACTACTGGTGA